AGGGAAAATGCTCCTCAAGGCTTTTTTGCCAAATAGATAAATTACACAACAGACTCAGGAAAGTAGTTGGTTtcctattttatattctttggtgAAGTGACTCATTAAAAATCTAGAAGCTACTGGAAACACAATCAGCAGAAAAACCTCCCATGGGCTTCCTCCTATAGTTCCTGATTTTTGCCCTTTGACTGGAGACAAGAATGTTCACTCCTTAAGCCTCTATTTCAAGGGAAGGAATATATTTTGAGACACCGCAGAGCAATGAACTGACAGGCGCTTGTAGATCCAGCAGTGACAGCAGCAAGGAGCAAATCTGGGAGATGCCGCAGAGTGTGGAGGAACTCAGTCATAGTGCCCAGAGACGGcattgatgtatttatttattacaaagtTTAGTTTCAGTCATGAACCGTGTTATGTTTAGGAGATCTGAGTTCAAATAATTGGTAGTTTTTACCTTAAGAAATTCACCTTCCTGCCAGGCCCAAtagctcacgcctctaatcccagcagtttgagaggccaaggcaggcgggtcacctgaggtcaggagttcgagaccagccaggccaacatggtgaaaccccatctctactaaaaatacaaaaattagctgggcgtggtggcgggtgcctgtaatcccagctactcaggaggctgaggtgggagaattgcttgaacctgggagacggaggttgcagtgagctgagattgctctattgcactccagcctgggtaatagagtgagagtccatctcaaaagaaaaaaaagataaaaaaacagaaaaaagaaaaaaattaactcccAGAGGAGGAAACATGGAAAGCAGTGACTGCTGCACATTTCCATGGGGCATTAAGAGAGATGTACATATGTCACTGTAAATAAATATGGAACATAAATATAAATTGGATTATGGAGGCCAATAACTACTTAGAGGTGGTTATGCTTGAGTGAAGTTTTGAAATCTGAGTAGTGGGTAGACAAATAATAAGAAATCATAAATTTTGGGAAAATGCATGTAAAGGTAAAGAGGCATGAAACAATGTATTTTATTGGAACAACAAGTACTTTGgtaaaatttttaacaaagagTTAAAATGTACCTTCAAATCTGTTAGGAACTATTGAAAGTTTTATAACCTGAGACATTATttaattagatttttattttagaaagatgatgatgaaaatgataataaaaatcaacattaaaataGCACTCAGTATATGCCAGACAACTGTTGTTAAGTGTTTAacacatattttctaatttaaccATCACAACAACCCTAAGACTTCCCTGGCAGCAGTGTGAAGAATGGATTGGGGACCACAGGACTTGCAGTTTTTGCCGTAATCCAGAGAAGACaggtaaaaatagaaaaggaatgtGATTGAGGAACTTTTAGCCAGTGGAATCTATAGGACACAATTGATGGTATgaggattaaaaaacaaagtgGTGAAGACGACTTCCATGTGCTTGGCTTGGTTGCTAGGAAGGATGGAGTTAATATGCACCAAGATAAGGCAAGAAGTTGGCAGCGCAAGATTGGGGGGGCATAAAATTGCAGGACAGTCATGGCCATTcataaaacagatatttctgttatGCCAAGCACCATACAAGGAACTGGGTCACAACTGGTTATGTGTCTAATGCATAAACCCATGTTGTCAGTAAATTCAAATTCATTccagagagaaagcagaaaaagcatttatgCTCCAAAAGCTCAGGTAATCgaagtcaaaatagacaaatggaattacatcaaaccaaaaaacttctgcacagaaaaagtaacaatcaaaagaataaagagaCAGTCTATGTAacgagagaaaatatttgcaaaccatatatctgataatggGTTAACATTCACAATATgtaaagaactttaaaaactcaatagtaaaataacaaataacccaattagaaatgggcaaaaaatctgaatagacatttcccaagACATATAAATGGACAGTAGGtagatgaaaaaatgctcaacccCACTCTTCATCacaaaatgcatattaaaaccacaatgatataccacctcacacctgttagaatggctattatcaaaaagacaaaagatgtaAAGTGTTAGGGAGGatctggagaaaagggaacccctACACACTGTTGACAGTTGTAAATTAGGACAGCCATTATGGAAATCAGTAAggcggttcctcaaaaaactgaaaatagaactaccatatgatcttgTAATTCCACTACTTGATGTATATCGATATAAAATCAGAAtgtcaaagagacatctgcactcccatgtttatgtagcattattcacaatagtcaaggcgtggaatcaacctaagagtCTATTAATGAACAAAtgtattaggctggtgcaaaagttattgcagtttttgccattaaaagtaatgaaaaaaaaacaattacttttgcatcaacctaatataagtaaatgtggtatacatacccaataaaatattattctgccCTGTAAAGAAAGAAGTCCTGTTtgcaatgacatggatgaacctggatgatagtacgctaagtgaaataaaccaggcacagaaatacaaacaccATATGATCTCAcacatatgtggaatctaaaaaactcataaaagcagagagaagaatgTTGGTTACCACAGGTTGAAATCGGGTGAGCGGTTGAGGGGAGAGTTTTGAAGATGTttgtcaaagggtacaaaatttcagttagacaagagaaataattttaaaagctgtatTGCAtatcatggtgactatagttaatactaatgtattatatacttgaaaattgctaacagTAGATtgtaagtgttctcaccacaaacaaGTACATAAGCTAAAGGTATGTGTTAATTAACtttatttagccattctacaatacctatgtatatcaaaatatcatgttgtacaccataaatatatataattttacttgtcaattaaaaagcatttttaaaacaggATTTGTACAGGGCTTCTTTGCTTGTCTCCAACTCATCCAGTTCTTGCTTCAGGGGTTTTGTACACGTTGTTTCTTCTGTCTGAAAGGATATCCCATTTACCTGATGACTTTACTCACCCTTCAGGTTACATGCAGGCTAACTGTCAGTTTCTCTGGGAAACCAACCCTATACCATTCAATCTAAATTAGGTTTATCTTAGTATTCTCTACTTTATCCCCTGCATGCACTTTTTCTTCAGGGAATCAACTTAAACTGGTAAagtattttcctcatttttctgttTACTGGAACTATCCTGAACCAGACAATAAGGTCTATGAGGGCAGATACCACATTTATTGTGTTCATCACATTTATTTGTGTTGAAACAAGCAAATAATTGGTTAGCTTCAGAGTGCACAAGAAGGCAtatagaaaatgaagaataaCAAAACTAGAAATGATAATACTGAAGAGGTAGGCAGAAACTAGATGATATATGCATGACTACGAAGGACTTATCTTGTATGGCAAAGGGAGTCACTGGAGGGTTTTCCATGGGTTTTCTGGTCGTTCTAGGACTCTAGCCTTCTATTAATATTAACTCAAGCCCTTTGCCTGGAATTACTTGAGATATTCCAGCACATAGGCAATGCTAGTAGCTTCCTTGAAGAGAGTAAATTAGTATGGTGTTTCAGGAACCAATGTGGGGGCTAAGACAAACTAGTATGTGAAGGACACACAAGTGTATCAGGAGGAGAACCATAAAGTGGAACAAAGGAAGAACAAAACAACTCCAAGTAAAGGCAAAGATATTTCAATATGTAGGTTCAGGAACTGAATCGGGAACAAAAAGGACCACCAAGATTTGTAGCAGAATGTGTGGGACCAAAGTTTTCTGTTGTctttaggaaaagaaaagtaTGGATAGATGGATTtcctgcttttttcctttttctcttttttggataCATCTTTTCTTTCCTGATGTATCCAGGCTGTCTACTTCGAAACATAGCTCTCATCAGTTCGGATGCATCTTTGCTCTCATATTAGTGttttaaattaacaatatttaaagcagtaaaatataattaaatttgttATGGAACTGAGTGCTCTGTTCCCATATGTGATTAGTCTTGTTAAAGTATCATGGACTGTAGAAAGCCAGACTGTCTTAACTTCTGTGAGCCTCATTCctctcatatgtaaaatgttcTTATGTTACAGTGTAGttgaataattaaatgaaaaaaaaaagtgtaaaagcaCACAATTTGCCTGGCATGTACCAAGCATTAGCAGTTTAAAAAATGGCTCTTTAATTAAGAGGATATAAAGTTTGGCTGATTGTTCTTCGTAGGGCTGATTTGAATTCCTTATTTCTCAGACTATAAATCATTGGATTGAACAATGGGGTAAGGATGGTATATGACACAGATATTAGGGTGTCTTCCCTTGAAGAGTAATTGGTCTTGGGCCTCAAGTACATGAAAGAAGCACAACCATAGTGAACAGTTACCACAATGAGATGGGAGGGACAGGTAGACAAGGTCTTGTATCTTTCAACGGAGAAAGGGATTTTTAGAATGGCAGAGATGATGCGGATGTAGGATAAGTAGCAGAGGAATGACCAAGGCAAATATACCAAGCATGAATATGACCAGCTGACTGAGGCCAGAGTGCTGAGATGCCAGTTTAAGGACAGGGGAGATGTCACAAAAGAAGTGATGGAGCTGGTTGGAGGAGTGGAAGGGCAGATGAAATACTAGGAAGGTGGTGCCCAGGGGCACAGTGAAGCCACAGGCACAGGCAGCGGCCACTAGTCCCATACACATCCCATGTCCCATGAGCACTGAGTAGTGCCATGGGTTACAGATGGCCATGTAGCAATCATAGCCCATGGCTGCCAGCAGGAAGGAGTGAGAGCAgccaaggaagaagaaagaaaacatttggatGGCACAGCCAAGGAAAGAAATGGTCTTCTTCTGGGCCAGCAGGTCAACCAGCATCTTGGATACAATGACAAAGGTGTAGCAAGTCTCAGAGCAAGAGAAGATGGCAAGGAAGGAGTACATGGGAGTATGAAGGGCTCTGTCCAGCACAATGGTGGAAATGAAGATTGCATTGGTGCCCAGAGTGAACAGGTAGAGGAGCAGGAAGATAACAAAGAGCAGCTGCAGCAGCCTGGCCAGGGATGAGAAGCTGAGGAAGATGAACTCTCTCACTACAGTCTCATTGACCCGCTCCATGGAGAGCACTTCTACACAGAAGAGTCAGGGACAGAGGTAGAAACCAGGATCCAGAAAGGAGAGTGGAAATGTGCGGGAAATTTCACACAAAGTTTGCAAGTGGCAggcatttccaaatatttgatgaaattcCTCATTCTCCCATTAAAATGTCTGCTAAAAGAAGAATTAGGcaaaatatgcaaaagaataacTGATAACCAGTTTGGAGGCCTTCTCTAATGTGAAGAACAGGTTATCTCTCTGTCCAAGGATTAGGAAATTTGCTAATAGTTTTCCCTCTAATGTAACATATAGATTATTGTTTTTGTTACTCACTATAAACCCAAGGCAACTCACTCTCCAAAGTGAAAAATGTTAACTTCAGCTACCTGAAGCTGATCAGAATgtagaatgaaagaatgaataatgtTCAGACATAATGATGTGGACTTCAGTTTATCTAACCACGaaatgagaaaggagagaaagtatTCCATGATCTCTAAGTAAAGATGTGAGGacacatgtatttattgagaactttttGTATCTCCAAGAGAACAATGATAAATACTATTGGAAGTTCCACAAGTTGAAACATTGAGTCAAGagtgaaacaaaaaataacattagccacattagctggatgtggtggctcacacctgtaatcccagcactttgagaatccaaggtgggtggattgcttgaggccaggggttcaagaccagcctgggcaacatgacaaaaactcatctttactaaaagtacaaaaattagccaggtatggcagcacacgcctgtaatcccagctactcgagaagctgaggcatgagattaacttgagcccaggaggcgcaggttgcagtgagccaagattatgccactgcactgggtgacacagtgagaatctgtctcaaaaaaataaaaataaataaataaataaataaataaataaataaataaatatcacattAGTACAttagtctaaagaaaaaaaaatattttttcaggaaCAGTCACCAGGTGGTAAAGAGAGATGATTGACTTTGTGGCATTTTGTAACACACTTCACCTTTCCATGCTAAGACAACTTGGAGAAACTCAGAGAAATAAGAGTTTTGCAGAAATGACAGAGCTTGCCACAGAGTGTGAAAGAAAATGGCACACTTGGGAATTTTGCCAGTTTCCCCTCTCCTGCTGTAAACCATAGGCTTTGTATCTTTTGTATATTGTTATGTTAATAAGATTTCTTTGAACATTCTGccactaaaaatattttgcaaagtgctataacaaattatttcTAAAGTCATCTTaggcctaattttttttcatggGAACATTTTTCAATAACCCAacctaataaatttaaaaagtgctaCCTGGATAGAAAATCATCCAGTATGTCTTGCTGGTATCCAGTCTTCATTTATACACTTCTGAAGTTACTACATCATTTTGCATTGGGAAATTATTGGCATCTGCTACCAGAATTTTGTTGCTattacttttccatttttctattcaatagcaactttttttgttttctgaaccCTAAGTTATTTCATCAGATATTCCTGAAATTCATTATATCTATTCATAGAATttggagatgatttttttttctttcttacttacTAGAAACTGGTCCTAAACTTAGTTAATATAACTATAAAGATATTACTATTAtacataaacatagaaaaagtaaatacaatGTATTCCTccgtatatatttgtgtgtatgagtgtgtgtgtgtattggttatatgtttttatatacagAAAAGTAAAAGTTTCCCTACATAATACCTCCTCCTGGACAAATGAATTTCTGTTTATTCAAAACAATGAGGAAATCTAAACTTGCGGTCATTGCTTAGCCTTGTCTCATTGCTTTCCCAAAAGACTTCCACTTGAATCTTCTTTCAACTAATCAACCTCTAACCACCACTGGGCCCTCACTCGACTGAATATGATGAATAATGTAGACCATGGAAGGTGGAATTCTCTGATTCTGAAGGAGTACCTGTATCCAACTGATACCAAAGAGAATTGTTTGGATTAATTTTTGCTAAGGCACATGAGGACAGCTGATTCTAGTCCAGTGGATTTTTATATAGTATTAATATAAATCCATATCCTAAATGAATCATGTGATCaatataattacctttttatGATCTATGGATTCAGTTCCATGGTGCATCTGAGAAGGCAGCCCCCATCTGCTCAAGATGCCATTAGGGACCACCATAGTGTGTTGTCATCTATACTGATAGAAAGACATAAgaccaggaaaataaaaattctcgTCCTGCCAAATACCTTCaagctgtaaaatgaagatgaaagaTCTTTAGTGTGATGTGAAAAGAGTTAGGTTTCAGGTCTAGTATTATGTGACCTTAGATGAGGTACCTACCTTcaatatttaggttttttttttttttaattaaagggaTAGCATAAACAGTAATGGAATAAACTGTTGGGATACATGGGAGGCACTGAAGCAGAGGATCCCTGAACATTTTACAGAGGAATTTTGACTAAGATAGTATCTGAGTAGTATGACCCTTAGGAGCCTTTCTTGCTCAGAGAATCAAAGACTCTCCAGTTAAATGATCTCAAAATCCCCTTAATTGTGATATTTTAGAACCTATGAATAGAATTCAGGCTATGATCCTTGGAGATGGTacttcagtgttttatttttctaattcctcAGATGCTCCACTGGGATTTTATGTAATCTGGATTTAAATAGAAACATAATACTTGAGGGTGCTGGGTTCCCCCAAAAGAAGGCAATCTACAGAGTTTTCACATgtaaaacttttaagaaatacaaatatttattttaaggaaaacatCAATCAGTTAACTGAGAGAAATTATGTAGGCAACTTCAGATATGAAAGGAGTGGAATTTTTAACTTCttagatacaaataaaaatatttaatttctccaGATTGCCACATTAAAATGGAGTTTAAGTACTAGATTTCAATTAGACCTAAAAGCATACATCCAGGAGTACACAGCAGAAAGAGAAGCAGAATAGTGAGAAATCAGGGACAAGTGCAGTATCTGTTTCATTTAATCCATGAGTCCACCAATGAACAAAAAAGAGAagtagaggaggaaggaagaaagaaaggaaaggagggagggagggaggtaggaaggaaaaaaggaaggaagggagaaaggaaattaggaaataaggaaggaaataaggaaggaaggaaggaagggaggaaagaagaaaataaggaagaagggaggaaggaaataaggaaaaaaggaagggaggaaagaaggaaataagcaaggaaggaaggaaaggaaaggaaaagaaaaaagaaaataaaatctagctGTAAGAATGACCCCATATGATCATCGAGAacaactcagatttttttttttttcaaacggagtctcactctgttgcccaggctggagtgcaatggcgtagtcttggctcactgcaacctctgcctcccaggttcaagcaattctcctgcctcagcctcccaagtagctgggattacaggcacaagccatcacgcctggctaatttttgtatttttagtagagacagggtttcaccatgttggtcaggctagtctcaaactcccgacctcaggtgattggcccgccttggcctcccaaagtatgtgGTCACTGAATTtgaccacacctggccaaattcaGAGCATTATAAAGGTCATTCCCAGTCACTCTTAGTACCTTCAGTGAAAGGTAGCCTCTGATTCTCCTTTTTAACTCTGCTACTTACCAGAAATGCCATCAGTGATCTCCATGGGGTGCATAGAGAGAGGTTTCCTCAAACACCACTCATCATTCAAGTCCTGGCCCCACAAATCCCCAAACTAGGTCAATGTTCGCACTGCTCGGTAAGTACTTACATTGCTCTCTCCCTTCTAATTTAGAGAGAAGCAGCTATTCAGTATTTGGGAGTCTCCTGATAAGTAGCATCAGAGCCACAGATCAGAGCCTGAGGAAATAACAGCAAATGAGAGGGAAGCTGCCTTGAGATAGAAACTCATCCGAATCAATAGAGCTAGCCTCTTCCATCTATCAGGACTCCCAGCTTCTCCAGATAAGTCACTATCTTCAGAAGTTCTGATCACCAACATGGGTTGTGGTTAATTAGAAGCAAATACTGCAATCACTGGACTCCTGAGGTCTACTGCCCTGGAGCTGTTGTCTTGGGGTTAATTAGAAGTCAagttcattttggaaaaaaataatgtcaCCAGTTTCTCAAAGGTGGCCTCAGTTGGGGAGCCTGGGGAGTTGAAGTCATGAGCATAATTGGCCCATGTATGCTTTGAAAGTTGAGTCCATTTGACAGTTGTGATGGATTCTGAAGGAGAGCCCACCACAATTAAGACTTACAGTGCAGCAGTCCAACTGGAAaatttttactgaattttaaGTCAGAAGACTGATGTATTTGTCCAGTGATACTCAACTTCAGTGTTTCTAAGAATCAAAAGAGGGTTGAATTATATTTTCCAGGGCCCTGCCCCTAGAAACTCTAATTGAGAACACTGAGATATTTTGCAAAAACCTAATATTGTAGTAAGTATACAAAATCTAGCTGAGCTCTATCATCAAACGGTGTGTTATCTTATGAATGCATTTTACCAGAATGACAAAATAATACAGAGTTGTGAGTTTTGTTCAAGCTAATCTATAAAGCCAATATAATTCCAACCTAAATCCCTACATAAATTTTGAAGTCAACCTGTCAACCAGATTTCCAAAATTTACACGAAATTACAAAACAATTTTGTAAAGGGCAAGTAATATAGGCCCTCACTCTTCCTAGTAAAAACAATATGCTTTAGTAATAAAAAAAGAGCATGCTATTGGTGCAGGAAGAAACAAGTagtatagagacagaaaggagagcTCAGAAATTAATGTATGTGTATTTGGTTGTATGtacaatgtatgtgtatattgtgTGAGAACTTGGTCTTTGGGAGAAGTGACCTCACAAGTCAGTGagagaattaaaattatttactaaatTATGCTAGGAAGACTCTAGTGTATTCCACCACTCAGAAAGAGGTGACCTGGGAGAATACGAAATGGTTTACTTGAGGTTCAGTTACTGCACAGCACCTAGCACAGCCTCATGTGTCTGCACAAAGCAGAATATACTCTGAACCAATAGCCAAAGGATTGTGTCCATTCTCTAATAACAAGAATGTATAAGTCTGAGAACGGATGTAAGGG
This DNA window, taken from Macaca mulatta isolate MMU2019108-1 chromosome 1, T2T-MMU8v2.0, whole genome shotgun sequence, encodes the following:
- the OR10K1 gene encoding LOW QUALITY PROTEIN: olfactory receptor 10K1 (The sequence of the model RefSeq protein was modified relative to this genomic sequence to represent the inferred CDS: inserted 2 bases in 1 codon), translated to MERVNETVVREFIFLSFSSLARLLQLLFVIFLLLYLFTLGTNAIFISTIVLDRALHTPMYSFLAIFSCSETCYTFVIVSKMLVDLLAQKKTISFLGCAIQMFSFFFLGCSHSFLLAAMGYDCYMAICNPWHYSVLMGHGMCMGLVAAACACGFTVPLGTTFLVFHLPFHSSNQLHHFFCDISPVLKLASQHSGLSQLVIFMLGIFALVIPLLLXSYIRIISAILKIPFSVERYKTLSTCPSHLIVVTVHYGCASFMYLRPKTNYSSREDTLISVSYTILTPLFNPMIYSLRNKEFKSALRRTISQTLYPLN